In a single window of the Azospirillum sp. B510 genome:
- a CDS encoding type II toxin-antitoxin system Phd/YefM family antitoxin, whose protein sequence is MRQVTIHAAKTNLSRLIEAALRGEEVVIAKGSRPVVRLVPVSRGAFTIGLLKDKLGSGPDFFEPMSDKELDGWEGGA, encoded by the coding sequence ATGCGGCAGGTCACCATCCACGCGGCCAAGACCAACCTGTCCAGGCTGATCGAGGCGGCACTGCGCGGTGAAGAAGTCGTCATCGCCAAGGGAAGCAGGCCGGTCGTGCGGCTGGTCCCGGTTTCCCGCGGAGCCTTCACCATCGGCCTGCTGAAGGACAAGCTCGGCAGCGGACCAGACTTCTTCGAGCCGATGAGCGATAAAGAGCTGGACGGCTGGGAAGGCGGAGCCTGA